From one Gracilimonas sp. genomic stretch:
- a CDS encoding FAD-dependent oxidoreductase produces the protein MIHAERSFWESELYDREFDLIVLGAGLTGQSIAYFFKQNNPDKKVLVLDRGFYPIGASTRNAGFACFGSVTEHMADMQIEEEANIIDRIRRRINGLSLLRQTLGDENIAYREPGAYEIFTDSEAYEQALDQLDVCNRWLQQAAGLENVYQKTEHNGFPAISIQHEGCLHPGKMMHTLYEKNLASGVEFRWQSQVNKVYKEDGVLTLENGFEFKGNQLAIATNSFTSALLDDVEIKPGRGFVFVTKPISDLAWKGTYHFDRGYYYFRGVEDNRLLLGGARSLDIDVETTTEFGTNEKIKKHLISFANDVLRLPTGWEIDKEWSGIMGFTTTKSPVLKRISNKTTVIAGLSGMGVALGMQLGREAADLVIK, from the coding sequence ATGATACACGCAGAACGATCTTTTTGGGAGTCAGAACTATACGACCGGGAGTTTGACCTGATTGTATTAGGGGCAGGACTTACGGGGCAGTCTATCGCATATTTCTTCAAACAAAATAATCCGGATAAGAAAGTATTGGTTTTAGATCGAGGGTTCTATCCTATAGGAGCAAGTACCCGAAATGCCGGTTTTGCCTGCTTTGGTTCAGTTACTGAGCATATGGCCGATATGCAAATTGAAGAAGAGGCAAATATCATAGATCGAATTCGCAGACGTATAAATGGTCTGAGCTTACTACGGCAGACTCTGGGAGATGAAAATATTGCATATCGTGAACCTGGTGCTTACGAGATTTTTACGGATTCCGAAGCATATGAGCAGGCTTTGGATCAGTTGGATGTTTGTAACCGGTGGCTCCAGCAAGCTGCTGGTCTGGAAAATGTTTATCAAAAAACTGAACATAACGGTTTTCCTGCTATAAGTATTCAGCATGAAGGTTGTCTTCATCCCGGAAAAATGATGCATACTCTTTATGAAAAAAACCTGGCTTCAGGTGTTGAGTTCAGGTGGCAATCTCAGGTAAATAAAGTTTATAAAGAAGACGGAGTCTTAACGCTGGAAAACGGGTTTGAATTTAAAGGTAATCAGTTAGCCATAGCCACAAATTCATTTACTTCGGCTTTACTGGATGATGTTGAAATTAAACCCGGACGCGGATTTGTTTTTGTTACCAAGCCTATATCAGACTTAGCATGGAAAGGAACCTATCATTTTGACCGTGGTTACTATTATTTCAGGGGAGTTGAAGATAATAGGTTGCTTCTCGGAGGTGCCCGAAGTTTGGACATTGATGTTGAAACAACAACTGAGTTTGGTACGAATGAGAAAATCAAAAAGCATCTCATATCCTTTGCAAACGATGTTTTGAGATTACCAACAGGATGGGAGATAGATAAGGAATGGTCAGGAATAATGGGGTTTACAACTACTAAAAGTCCTGTGCTAAAGCGTATTAGTAATAAAACAACGGTTATAGCAGGACTCAGCGGAATGGGAGTGGCGTTAGGTATGC
- a CDS encoding M20 family metallopeptidase, producing MHSKIKQLAEKYFQYAVETRRYLHQHPELSYSEFETTKFIKSELEKLNIPFESPLETGCVGILEGGKKSDRVIALRADIDALPITEEGKAKQAFISKNDGVAHCCGHDAHTSNLLTAAKILKELQADIEGKVLFVFQPGEEKLPGGGRLLSETGFLQDQGVQAIYGLHTSPMHKPGTIATKAGPLMAAPDEFEVEIIGKGGHAARAHEAIDPVVLSAQYINAVQTVASRSVDPTEPVVVTIGRIEGGTAHNIIPEKVKLWGTARTLTPETAELVQNRLEALLKGITESAGGSYTFKLNKGYPAVINTEKEAKTVLNSMTKLFGEESAIELKRPIMAGEDFAFYQKHFPGAFFFVGSGSEDSDSRYPWHHPKYNVDDRFFEVATPLMSSLVFDHK from the coding sequence ATGCATTCCAAAATTAAACAACTCGCTGAAAAGTATTTTCAGTATGCTGTAGAAACCCGAAGATATTTGCATCAGCATCCAGAGTTAAGCTATAGTGAATTTGAAACTACGAAGTTTATTAAGTCGGAGTTGGAGAAGTTGAATATTCCATTTGAAAGCCCATTAGAAACGGGTTGTGTTGGAATATTGGAAGGAGGTAAGAAATCAGATAGAGTGATTGCTCTTCGCGCAGATATTGATGCGTTGCCCATTACAGAAGAGGGAAAAGCTAAGCAGGCATTTATATCAAAAAATGATGGGGTTGCACATTGCTGCGGACATGATGCTCACACCTCAAATTTACTAACGGCAGCAAAAATCTTGAAGGAGCTTCAGGCTGATATTGAGGGAAAGGTCTTATTCGTATTTCAGCCCGGAGAAGAGAAGCTGCCAGGCGGGGGAAGGCTTCTGAGTGAAACTGGATTTCTTCAGGATCAGGGTGTGCAGGCTATTTATGGGTTGCACACGTCTCCAATGCATAAACCCGGTACTATAGCGACCAAAGCAGGTCCGTTGATGGCAGCCCCTGATGAATTCGAGGTTGAGATTATTGGTAAAGGAGGACATGCAGCCCGTGCACACGAGGCTATAGATCCTGTTGTCTTATCTGCTCAATACATAAATGCAGTGCAAACAGTGGCCAGCAGAAGTGTTGATCCTACTGAGCCTGTGGTAGTGACTATTGGTAGAATTGAAGGGGGCACCGCTCATAACATCATCCCCGAAAAAGTTAAACTTTGGGGAACTGCCCGAACACTTACACCTGAAACTGCAGAATTAGTACAAAACCGACTAGAAGCATTGCTTAAGGGGATTACCGAATCGGCTGGAGGTAGTTACACTTTCAAACTGAACAAAGGATATCCTGCTGTTATCAATACCGAAAAAGAAGCCAAAACGGTACTGAATTCTATGACCAAGTTATTTGGTGAAGAATCGGCCATCGAATTAAAACGACCTATTATGGCGGGTGAAGACTTCGCTTTCTATCAGAAGCACTTCCCCGGGGCTTTCTTTTTTGTGGGTAGTGGCAGCGAGGATTCAGATTCCAGGTATCCCTGGCATCATCCAAAATACAATGTAGATGACCGGTTCTTTGAAGTTGCAACTCCACTTATGTCATCGTTAGTTTTTGATCACAAATGA
- a CDS encoding DUF4405 domain-containing protein, with amino-acid sequence MKSIRKHTQNVTIDLISFILLIGLLLTGLLIHYILPPGSHGSSFLGLTRHEWGDIHFWVALLFIAVILYHLLLHITWIKGSYFTFLKSDSRKK; translated from the coding sequence ATGAAATCAATCAGAAAACACACCCAAAACGTAACAATAGATTTAATCTCTTTTATTCTTCTTATTGGACTTTTATTAACGGGCTTATTGATTCATTATATATTACCACCCGGGAGTCATGGAAGCAGTTTCTTAGGTTTAACACGTCATGAATGGGGAGATATTCATTTTTGGGTGGCTTTACTGTTCATAGCAGTGATATTATATCATCTTTTATTACATATCACCTGGATAAAGGGTAGCTATTTTACATTCCTTAAATCCGATAGCAGAAAAAAGTGA
- the mnmD gene encoding tRNA (5-methylaminomethyl-2-thiouridine)(34)-methyltransferase MnmD codes for MTTKIHKTKDGSSTLYSDQFEQFYHNPNGAASESLHVFFETSGLISSLDSAETLTVLEVGFGTGLNFLLLLDILLQKKINIPVEFWSVEAFPVDQQTASEFNFKDHLKHPELNQLLPKVFGKLKPGLNQYKPLDDHNVSLKLFYGQFDDFDPKDLKVDFIFHDPFSPEVNEELWTSNTFKKLSSYSKTNTVIATYCAASKARGAMCASGWKVARSRGALGKREMTIASLSEEKLVNFKRVNEERLAERYRTGDFG; via the coding sequence ATGACTACAAAAATTCATAAGACAAAAGATGGTTCATCTACTCTTTATTCAGATCAGTTTGAACAATTTTATCACAATCCCAATGGAGCAGCCTCTGAAAGTCTGCACGTTTTTTTTGAAACCTCGGGATTGATTTCATCACTTGATTCTGCAGAAACATTAACGGTATTAGAGGTGGGTTTTGGAACCGGACTCAATTTTTTGTTGCTCCTCGATATCCTTCTACAGAAAAAGATTAATATACCTGTAGAGTTTTGGTCTGTTGAAGCTTTTCCTGTTGATCAGCAAACAGCATCGGAGTTTAACTTCAAAGATCACCTGAAACATCCTGAGCTAAATCAATTATTACCAAAAGTATTTGGGAAGCTTAAGCCAGGGCTCAATCAATATAAGCCTCTGGATGATCACAATGTAAGTTTAAAACTTTTTTACGGACAGTTTGATGACTTTGACCCAAAAGATCTGAAAGTAGACTTCATTTTCCACGATCCATTTTCACCAGAAGTAAATGAAGAATTATGGACAAGTAATACTTTTAAAAAGCTGTCTTCCTATTCTAAAACCAATACTGTCATCGCTACCTACTGTGCAGCATCAAAAGCCCGTGGAGCAATGTGTGCCTCAGGCTGGAAAGTTGCCCGCTCTCGAGGAGCTTTGGGTAAAAGAGAAATGACGATAGCTTCTCTCTCGGAAGAAAAACTGGTGAATTTTAAAAGAGTGAACGAAGAAAGATTAGCTGAACGATATCGAACCGGCGATTTTGGCTGA
- a CDS encoding RuBisCO large subunit C-terminal-like domain-containing protein: MDRFTVQYNITCYEGENIDEKLRWICLEQSVELPEEVVPQKILDKVTGNVGQVEQQSENQFKVHIDWPVENIGNDATQFLNILYGNISLKRGIKITSVDWSSLTGLLKGARFGISGIREEFGIHDRAMACGVLKPMGLSADELSVQAKEFALGGIDMIKDDHGLANQSYAPFEERVNRVAEVLQKAMTETGILTRYFPNITTAGSKLMQQYELAADLGADGVMIIPELCGYESMHELAQSKLDLPVIAHPAFSGTFVTDPDHGFTPSFLYGELYRAFGADFTVYPNTGGRFSFTPEECNDLNDSARTLDSPFKPIFPMPGGGMKRETIPNWIKEYGKDTIFLLGASMLQHPGGIRKASEEVKEILQN; this comes from the coding sequence GTGGATAGATTTACTGTTCAATATAACATTACCTGTTACGAGGGTGAAAACATCGATGAGAAACTTCGATGGATCTGCCTTGAACAAAGTGTGGAACTTCCCGAAGAGGTCGTTCCGCAAAAAATTCTGGATAAGGTTACAGGTAATGTCGGACAGGTTGAACAGCAATCCGAAAATCAGTTTAAGGTGCATATTGATTGGCCTGTCGAAAATATTGGAAACGATGCTACCCAGTTTCTAAACATTTTATACGGCAATATTTCACTTAAGAGAGGGATAAAAATCACATCTGTTGATTGGAGTTCATTAACCGGTTTATTGAAAGGAGCCAGATTTGGGATATCGGGTATTCGTGAAGAGTTTGGTATTCATGATCGGGCTATGGCTTGTGGGGTTTTAAAGCCAATGGGATTGTCGGCAGATGAGTTATCGGTTCAGGCTAAAGAATTTGCTTTAGGTGGAATTGATATGATTAAGGATGATCATGGGTTGGCTAACCAAAGTTATGCTCCCTTTGAGGAACGGGTAAACCGGGTAGCAGAGGTACTCCAAAAAGCCATGACCGAAACGGGTATTTTGACCCGTTATTTTCCAAATATTACTACAGCCGGCTCAAAACTAATGCAACAATATGAACTGGCAGCTGATCTTGGTGCCGATGGTGTGATGATAATACCAGAGCTCTGTGGATATGAAAGCATGCATGAGCTTGCTCAGTCAAAATTGGATCTTCCTGTCATTGCTCACCCAGCTTTTTCAGGCACTTTCGTAACCGATCCGGATCACGGATTCACACCTTCTTTCTTATATGGAGAATTGTACAGGGCTTTTGGGGCAGATTTCACGGTATATCCGAATACCGGAGGCAGGTTTTCCTTCACTCCTGAAGAATGCAATGATTTGAACGATTCGGCAAGAACCTTAGACTCACCTTTTAAGCCAATATTTCCAATGCCGGGCGGAGGGATGAAACGGGAGACTATTCCCAACTGGATAAAAGAATATGGAAAGGATACTATTTTTTTACTTGGAGCAAGTATGTTGCAACATCCGGGTGGTATTCGCAAGGCTTCTGAAGAAGTAAAGGAAATACTTCAAAATTAG
- the yihA gene encoding ribosome biogenesis GTP-binding protein YihA/YsxC has translation MFNAQPKFITSATQLDECPPATLPEVCFAGRSNVGKSSLINALLNKKNIARTSNVPGKTQQMNYYKVGDEFFMVDLPGYGYAKVPKKERERWGKNIRDYLLDRESLSLILHVVDVRHEPSQLDEDFFYWMAMNEKPFFVVLSKSDKLSRNKVNQSKARVRRILKEMNIEIPILPYSSDSREGISEIKELITEFVSHSRSGS, from the coding sequence ATGTTTAACGCTCAGCCTAAATTTATTACCAGTGCTACTCAACTTGACGAATGCCCGCCGGCAACTTTGCCGGAAGTTTGTTTTGCAGGCCGATCAAATGTTGGAAAATCGTCACTGATTAATGCTCTTCTGAATAAAAAGAATATTGCACGTACTTCAAATGTACCAGGCAAAACCCAGCAGATGAATTACTATAAAGTTGGGGATGAGTTTTTTATGGTTGATTTACCCGGCTATGGCTATGCCAAAGTTCCTAAAAAAGAACGGGAGCGTTGGGGGAAAAATATTCGGGACTATTTATTGGATCGAGAGTCTCTGAGCTTAATTTTGCACGTTGTGGATGTGCGGCATGAACCCAGCCAGCTTGATGAGGACTTCTTTTATTGGATGGCTATGAATGAAAAACCTTTTTTCGTGGTGCTTTCGAAGTCGGACAAACTCTCCAGAAATAAAGTAAATCAGTCGAAAGCCCGTGTCAGGCGCATTCTGAAAGAGATGAATATTGAGATTCCAATTTTACCATATTCATCAGATTCCAGAGAGGGCATCTCTGAGATAAAAGAATTAATCACTGAGTTTGTATCTCACTCAAGGTCAGGCTCCTGA
- the purF gene encoding amidophosphoribosyltransferase, translating into MSDKPREYCGIYGIYNHPDAALHTYYGLHALQHRGQESAGIVTSYFDDDKGRYAMPAYKDFGLVLNVFSKSKVFKKILRGKNAIGHNRYSTSGSSKNPANIQPFRVHYRNGNLAIGHNGNLSNAKQIRERFRKEGVLFQSTSDTELILHLISHSNEEDQMDQIMDALGQIEGAYCLVILTDDKLIAVRDPNGFRPLALGKVDGAYCVSSETCAFDINNAEYIRDVQPGEVVVIDKDADEHNEPKSYFIPPKEGTGTSQCIFEYVYFSRPDSKIFGEMVDKIRRNLGKQLAKEHPLTDVVKNNKTGKKPVVISVPDSSNTAALGYASESNKLGHECKYDIGLIRNHYVGRTFISPGQKSREQKVRTKFNPVRGVIEGRVVIIVDDSIVRGTTSRYLVDMIRECNPAEIHFLVSSPPIISPCYYGMDFPSPNELIANKFDRNIEKMAKEIGVDSLRYLSADGLVDAVKEANPSGHDYCTACFTGNYPVPVNFGVEKEENELV; encoded by the coding sequence ATGAGCGATAAGCCTCGCGAATATTGTGGAATCTACGGTATCTATAATCACCCTGATGCAGCCCTTCATACCTATTATGGCTTGCATGCCTTGCAACATCGTGGTCAAGAGTCGGCTGGTATAGTTACTTCTTACTTTGATGATGATAAAGGCCGGTATGCCATGCCTGCTTATAAAGACTTTGGGTTAGTTTTAAATGTATTCAGTAAATCCAAGGTGTTTAAGAAAATCCTTAGAGGTAAAAATGCCATAGGGCATAACCGTTATTCAACTTCAGGCTCTTCAAAAAACCCGGCTAATATCCAGCCTTTCAGAGTACACTACCGGAATGGAAATCTGGCAATCGGGCATAACGGAAACCTTTCCAATGCAAAACAAATCAGGGAGCGATTTCGAAAGGAAGGAGTCTTGTTTCAAAGTACATCTGATACAGAATTGATTTTGCATCTCATCTCTCATAGTAATGAGGAAGATCAGATGGACCAGATTATGGATGCGCTGGGACAAATTGAAGGTGCCTACTGTCTGGTTATTCTGACTGATGACAAGCTAATTGCAGTACGTGACCCTAATGGATTTCGGCCACTGGCACTTGGAAAAGTAGACGGGGCTTATTGTGTATCCAGTGAAACCTGCGCTTTTGATATTAATAATGCGGAATACATTCGAGATGTGCAGCCCGGTGAAGTGGTTGTGATCGATAAAGATGCTGACGAGCATAACGAACCCAAATCGTACTTTATACCTCCGAAAGAGGGTACAGGTACCAGTCAGTGTATTTTTGAGTACGTTTATTTTTCCCGGCCCGACAGTAAGATATTTGGCGAAATGGTAGATAAGATTCGTCGAAATCTTGGTAAGCAGTTAGCAAAGGAGCATCCTCTTACAGATGTTGTGAAGAATAATAAAACCGGTAAAAAGCCGGTAGTCATTTCGGTGCCGGATTCAAGCAACACCGCCGCACTTGGTTATGCAAGTGAAAGCAATAAGCTTGGTCATGAGTGTAAATATGATATAGGACTGATTAGAAATCATTATGTGGGTCGAACCTTTATTTCGCCCGGACAGAAATCACGTGAGCAGAAAGTTCGTACTAAGTTTAATCCAGTTCGTGGGGTAATTGAAGGTAGAGTGGTGATTATTGTTGATGATTCGATAGTACGGGGAACCACATCTCGCTACCTCGTTGATATGATTCGTGAATGTAATCCCGCTGAAATCCACTTTTTGGTAAGCTCTCCGCCAATTATTAGTCCATGCTATTACGGAATGGATTTCCCAAGCCCGAATGAATTAATAGCCAATAAATTTGACAGAAATATAGAGAAGATGGCTAAAGAAATCGGAGTAGACAGTCTCCGGTATTTGTCTGCAGATGGTCTTGTAGATGCCGTTAAAGAAGCGAACCCTTCCGGCCATGATTACTGTACAGCTTGCTTTACAGGTAATTATCCGGTTCCTGTCAATTTTGGCGTTGAGAAAGAAGAAAACGAGCTGGTTTGA
- a CDS encoding tetratricopeptide repeat protein, which yields MPLKVYLFLSLLLIGATVQPVLAFQNDQVVKDSVYVRGLLNKVETDILEGNLMLARQKTQLADSLSDEIGFRDGKVIAMLRNADILITERNLDSAIVVLNNAIRLYPESKRIVNFYNLLAAAYSNKGEEARAIEIYEQALKYISRMDSVHYDRTNAAVRQNMANAYVDLGQTTKAFEYYVDAVRFAEMTRDTAFWATTLNNIGNAYNGENNYERAAFYLEKAMFLAEQKNLKNELYRTSLNLANTRTEQERFDEALSLYNQALELNNQIRPDSPPVIVMYNLGRLNGRLGNYEKAESQFKESLSYSEQMGIIQGAYYNNFGLGNLFYEMERYEEAIQYYEAARQIAERLEATPLIQDIRQKLYEANREANRYEGALQYLELYKELSDSLSSMETTQALAELENQLELDRQNEVNRLLQDKQAQQERQLHIQYILIVVGAVVILLIVVLLFMMRKTAREREEINRKLEVQKEELIEANKAKDKLFAIIAHDLRTPMTSMQGLLHLIKDNVISKDELAQLIPELEVSIQKNVNVMEDLLAWAKEQLSGVNMEINPVNIHDVVEEIVSSQAFIATKKGVDVKQYVSKSEEVLADHNALQLVVRNVISNSIKFTNKGDKIEIKTEPNSHFTKLIIKDTGIGIPAEAADKIFATKAWTREGTNKEKGTGFGLSLSKEFVERMNGRIWFESTEGEGSTFFIELPKASSN from the coding sequence ATGCCTTTAAAAGTTTATCTATTTCTCTCATTGTTGTTGATAGGGGCGACTGTTCAACCTGTACTTGCTTTTCAAAATGATCAGGTAGTGAAAGATAGTGTCTATGTGCGCGGGCTGCTAAATAAGGTAGAAACTGATATTTTAGAGGGTAACTTGATGTTGGCTCGTCAAAAGACCCAACTTGCAGACAGCCTTTCTGATGAAATAGGATTCAGAGATGGTAAGGTAATTGCCATGTTGCGCAATGCGGATATTTTAATAACTGAAAGAAATCTCGATTCCGCTATTGTAGTTCTAAATAATGCTATCAGGCTTTATCCTGAAAGTAAGCGGATTGTTAATTTCTATAATTTGTTAGCGGCTGCTTATTCGAATAAGGGTGAAGAAGCCAGAGCAATTGAGATCTACGAACAAGCGCTCAAATATATCTCCCGAATGGACAGTGTTCATTATGACAGGACCAATGCGGCTGTTCGGCAAAATATGGCAAATGCTTATGTCGATCTTGGGCAGACAACAAAAGCATTTGAATACTACGTTGACGCTGTTCGGTTTGCAGAAATGACCCGTGACACTGCTTTTTGGGCTACTACTCTGAACAACATTGGCAATGCTTATAATGGTGAAAACAATTACGAGCGGGCTGCTTTTTATCTGGAAAAAGCTATGTTTCTTGCGGAGCAAAAAAATCTTAAAAATGAGCTTTACAGAACTTCTCTTAATCTTGCTAATACCCGCACTGAACAGGAAAGGTTTGATGAAGCATTAAGCCTATATAACCAGGCTTTAGAATTGAATAATCAAATTAGACCTGACTCTCCTCCAGTAATTGTTATGTATAATCTTGGAAGATTGAATGGAAGGCTGGGAAATTATGAAAAGGCAGAATCACAGTTTAAAGAATCGCTCAGTTATTCTGAGCAGATGGGTATAATACAGGGTGCTTATTATAATAATTTTGGGCTTGGGAACCTGTTTTATGAGATGGAGAGGTACGAAGAAGCGATTCAGTATTATGAGGCCGCAAGGCAAATAGCAGAGCGGCTTGAAGCCACCCCTCTCATTCAGGATATAAGACAAAAGCTGTATGAAGCCAATCGGGAAGCCAATCGCTACGAAGGCGCCTTGCAATATTTAGAGTTATATAAGGAGCTTTCAGATAGTCTTTCAAGTATGGAGACGACACAAGCACTGGCCGAACTTGAAAACCAGTTGGAGCTTGATCGGCAAAATGAGGTAAACCGGTTATTACAAGATAAACAAGCTCAGCAAGAACGTCAGCTCCATATACAGTATATCCTAATTGTTGTAGGTGCTGTTGTAATTTTACTGATTGTAGTTCTATTGTTCATGATGAGAAAAACGGCCCGGGAGAGAGAAGAGATTAATAGAAAACTGGAAGTTCAAAAAGAGGAACTCATAGAAGCCAATAAAGCGAAAGACAAATTATTTGCTATCATTGCCCATGACTTACGCACCCCTATGACTTCTATGCAGGGGCTTCTTCATCTTATAAAAGATAATGTGATTTCGAAAGATGAGTTAGCTCAGTTGATTCCTGAACTAGAGGTATCGATACAGAAAAACGTAAATGTTATGGAAGATCTCTTGGCGTGGGCTAAAGAGCAGCTTTCAGGTGTGAACATGGAAATCAATCCAGTTAATATTCATGATGTTGTAGAGGAGATTGTTTCAAGTCAGGCTTTTATTGCTACAAAAAAGGGAGTAGATGTAAAACAATATGTCTCTAAAAGTGAAGAGGTATTAGCTGATCATAATGCGTTGCAATTGGTTGTTCGTAACGTCATTTCCAATAGCATAAAGTTTACGAACAAGGGTGACAAAATTGAGATAAAAACAGAGCCTAACTCTCATTTTACCAAGCTGATTATAAAAGACACTGGCATAGGTATACCAGCGGAAGCTGCAGACAAAATATTTGCAACCAAAGCCTGGACCAGAGAAGGAACAAATAAGGAGAAAGGAACCGGATTTGGCTTGAGCCTGTCAAAAGAATTTGTTGAACGTATGAATGGCAGAATTTGGTTTGAAAGTACCGAAGGGGAAGGGTCAACATTTTTTATTGAGCTCCCCAAAGCCTCCTCAAACTAA
- a CDS encoding OsmC family protein, with translation MPTKKAEAVWKGNLKSGNGTMKLESGSYEGAFSFATRFEDKSGSNPEELIGAAHAGCFSMAFSNELDKAGFTPNSVHTNAEVTIDPGAGAITTIKLITKGNVPDIDNEKFQEIAQAAKKGCPVSKALTGVSIELDATLEN, from the coding sequence ATGCCAACAAAAAAAGCTGAAGCAGTTTGGAAAGGAAATTTAAAATCTGGTAATGGAACCATGAAGCTTGAAAGTGGTTCTTACGAGGGAGCTTTTAGTTTTGCTACACGTTTTGAGGATAAATCAGGTTCCAATCCTGAAGAGCTAATTGGGGCGGCCCATGCAGGTTGTTTTTCAATGGCTTTTTCCAATGAGCTCGACAAAGCTGGTTTTACACCAAATTCAGTACACACCAATGCTGAAGTGACGATCGATCCCGGGGCTGGAGCAATTACTACCATAAAACTTATAACCAAAGGTAACGTACCTGATATCGATAACGAGAAATTTCAGGAGATTGCTCAAGCAGCAAAAAAGGGATGTCCGGTGTCAAAAGCACTTACAGGTGTAAGCATTGAGTTAGATGCTACATTAGAAAACTAG
- a CDS encoding cupin domain-containing protein → MSKVIKCENYSWKGIERKDYKTDTTCYQGVHRFSLLGEQNDEQELNFQTRYFEVKKGGFTSLEYHRHPHSVVIIKGSGSMVLGDEVYKLGLHDVVFISPETLHQFHADNGESLGFICIVDRYRDKPTLPDREYLSKNISNPEVKEKIKQ, encoded by the coding sequence ATGTCAAAGGTCATAAAATGTGAAAACTATAGCTGGAAAGGAATTGAGCGTAAGGATTACAAGACTGATACAACCTGTTATCAGGGAGTACATCGGTTTTCATTGCTGGGAGAGCAAAACGACGAACAGGAGTTAAATTTCCAAACCCGCTATTTTGAAGTGAAAAAGGGAGGGTTTACTTCTCTTGAGTATCACCGGCACCCACACTCAGTAGTTATAATAAAAGGATCAGGTTCTATGGTTCTTGGAGACGAAGTCTATAAGCTCGGCTTGCATGATGTGGTATTTATCTCTCCGGAAACTTTACATCAATTTCATGCTGATAACGGAGAGTCATTAGGTTTTATCTGTATTGTAGACCGTTATAGAGACAAACCCACCCTTCCTGATCGCGAGTATTTGTCAAAGAATATTTCTAATCCTGAAGTCAAAGAAAAAATTAAGCAATGA